A stretch of DNA from Clostridia bacterium:
AGTCACTGCCGACGACCCTGGCTGTCATAGCTCCCAGAACGAGCAGGACAACAGGCACTACGCCAAGTTCGCCAAGCTCCCTATCGTGGAGCCTTCCGATTCCCAGGAGGCTCTCAACTACATGAAGGCTGCCTTTGATATCAGCGAGGCCTTCGACACGCCAGTCCTGTTCCGATCCACCACAAATCTTTCCCACGGGAAGACTCCCGTGATTGTCGGCGAGCGAGTCGAGGCGCCTCCCCGTGCGTACGAGAGGACGCAATCCAAATACGTCCTCATGCCGGCTGCTGCCCGAGCTCGCCATGCAGTGCTCGAGGAACGCCTCCTGAAGCTTGCGACATACGCCGAGATCTCGCCATTGAACAGGATTGAGTGGGGTTCCCGCTCGATCGGGATCATAACGAGTGGTGTGGCGTACCAGTTCGCCCTCGAGTCGTTGGGGCAGAAGGCCTCCTACCTCAAACTTGGAATGAGTTTCCCGTTCCCTAAGAATCTTGTGAGGCGGTTCTCAACCGAAGTGGAACGGCTTGTTGTGATTGAGGAGCTCGATCCGTTCATCGAGGAGGCCGTCCGCGCACTCGGCATTTCCGTTGAGGGCAAGTCGCTGATCCCACTCACCGGCGAGTTGGACACTGGAATCGTGGCTCGGGCGTTCGGATTGTCCCTGGCGAGCCTCGGCGCAGGAGTCGGCGCCAAGGCACAGGCAGAGACGGCGCAGGCCGAGGCGCAGGCGCAGGCGGAGGCGCAGGCCGAGACGCAGGCGCAGGCGGAGGCGCAGGCCGAGACGCAGGCCGAGACGCAGGCGCAGGCGCAGGGGGGAACCCGCGACAAGGCTGACGCGGCGGAGGCGCCCTTGCCCGCCCCGCCGGAGCAGGTCCCTGGCAGGCCTCCGATGTTCTGCGCAGGCTGCCCCCACAGGGGAGTATTCTACGAACTCGCCAAACTGCCTGTGGCGGTATCCGGCGACATAGGCTGCTACACTCTTGGCTCTCTCCAGCCCTTCGGCGCCATGGATACCTGCATCTGCATGGGCGCCGGCATCTCCACAGGGATGGGGTTCCAGGCGGCCCTGGAAATGCTTAGGGTTGAGAAGCCCAAACGAACCGTGGGCGTGATCGGCGATTCCACCTTCTTCCACTCTGGTATGACCGGGCTGCTCGACGCGGCCTATAATGGATCAGGGCTCATAACGTTCATTCTTGATAACCGCATCACTGCCATGACTGGCCATCAGGAGAACCCGGGCAGCGGGTTCAATCTCTCAGGCGATGCTGCCAATGAGGTGAGTATCGAAGGCATCGTGAAAGCCTTCGGGATCAAGAACGTCGCGACCGTCGATCCGTTCAACCTAGAGAAGGTGCGCGAAGCCTTGGTCGCAGCTCTTGCCGACCCAGGTCCATCTGTGATCGTGGGCCGCGCCCCCTGCGCCCTCCTCAAGCGATCAGCTGTGAGAAAACCCGCCTACTATGTGGATCAGGAGACCTGCCGCAAGTGCAAGCTGTGCCTGCGTGTAGCGTGCCCGGCTCTCTATGTGGAGAACGACATGGTGCAGATCGATGCAGACGCATGCGTCGGATGCGGCGTATGCAGCCAGGCGTGCCGCTGGGGAACGATCAAGATCCTTTCGAAGGCTGGTGACAAGTAATGCAGGAGACTACTAGTGTTCTTCTGGCTGGAGTCGGCGGGCAGGGCATAATACTCGCAGGCCGAGTCTTCTCCCAGCTTCTGCTGAATTCGGATTGTGATGTGAAGATGTCGGAAATCCATGGCATGGCCCAGCGTGGCGGGAGTGTCACGACACACGTCCGCTACGGCGAACGCGTGTCCGCTCCCACGATTTCCCCGGGCCAGGCCGATGTGATCCTCGCCTTCGAAGCGATGGAAGCGGCCAGGATGGCCCACTGGCTCAGGCCCGGAGGTGTGATGGTCGCCAACACCAGGCGCATCCCTTCCCTACCCATCCTGATCGCGAAGGAAACCTACCCTGAGGATCTTCCTGCACGCCTTTCGGCGCGTGGCATTTCGGCTCACTGGCTCGACGCCTATACTACCGCAGTCGGGCTCGGGAACAGTAAGGCGGAGAACGTTGTGCTGCTAGGGGCGTTTTCGACAGTGCTGCCCTTTGCCGAAAGCGCGTGGCGGCAGGCAATTGCACAGGTCGTGCCCGCGAAAGCCGTGGAACTCAATCTTGTCGCGTTTGCCGCCGGGAGGGAACTCGCGTGAAAGCCAACGCTCCGTTGATGGCATCGGCCCTGCTGGCCGCGGTTGGGGTGCTCTCAGTCCTCTTCGGACACTTGATCGGGGATAAGCACAGGTTTGAACTCATCAACGGGCACAAGGACGAAAAGGCGAAGGACGCCGACCGGTTTGCTCGGTGGATGCAGGGCTGCTTCTACACCATGGGCGGCATTCTCACCGCTGGAGCAGCTCTGATCTGGATCACGAAGGCGTTTGCCGCGATACTCTTTTGCACGGTGCTGGCCACCACGGTGGTCCTCGGCGTGATGACCGCCGGCGCGGGCAGATACTATAGGATCTAGCGCACGCACAGGGGATCCATCTGCCACTGGGTCCGGCCCGATCGCGCCAGCTTGTCTTCCTCAGCGACTTGCGCGAAGCGACACGGCGCAAGTTCCCCGCAGGCGCCCAGCGCTGTATTACCGAGATCTTCGGTACGCGCCCTCGGCCAGCGCACCTGATTTTTCAGAGACCCAGTACGGAATCCGTACAGGCATCGCTGGGTACCTGTACGGATTTCGTACTACGCTGAGAGCAGAATCAGCGGACGGCTTTTGAATACGCACCGATTCATGCAAAAACAGTGTGATGGTCCATACGCAGGAGCCTATAATGGAAGTAATTAGGATATTTGGGGCTCGTCTACCCATCCCTGTGGGCAAGCAAGGCCTAGCGTTGTACGGATTCCGTACCACTCATGCGGTGAACCAGTACGAATTCCGTACTGCCCATGAGGTGCGCAGGGGAAAACCTCACGTTTCCATCGAGTGCAGCTTCAGTATGCTCTTCTTGATCGAAGCTTCCTCCCCGTTCTCGCCAGGCTCATAGTACACCCGGTCAGTCAATCCATTCGGCATGTACTGCTGCTGGACGTATGCCCCTGGGTAGTCGTGGGGGTACTTGTAGCCAACTCCGCTTCCCAGGGCCCCTGCACCGCGGTAGGAGGAATCCCGCAAGTGCGATGGGACATCCACCGAGGGTTTCTCGCGCACATCAGCCTGAGCTGCATCTATCGCCCGCACCACGGCATTGCTCTTCGGAGCGGTGGCTATGTATATCGTGGCATGGGCAAGGATGATTCGCGCCTCCGGCAATCCCACCTTCTCGACGGCAAGCAGAGCGGCCGCAGCGACTGTCAGCGCACGGGAATCCGCCATTCCCACGTCTTCGCTGGCATGTATCATGAGCCTGCGCGCGATGAACCTGGGATCCTCGCCAGATTCGATCATCCTTGCCAGGTAGTGGAGGGCAGCATCGGGATCAGAACCCCGCATGCTCTTTATGTAGGCTGAGACCACGTCGTAGTGCATATCGCCGCCTGCATCGTACCGCAGAGCGC
This window harbors:
- a CDS encoding thiamine pyrophosphate-dependent enzyme encodes the protein MKTLMTGNEAMARGAWEAGVRFASAYPGTPSTEIVESVARYREIRSQWAVNEKTALEAALGACIAGVRSMCAMKHVGLNVAADPLFSSAHVGVNAGFVIVTADDPGCHSSQNEQDNRHYAKFAKLPIVEPSDSQEALNYMKAAFDISEAFDTPVLFRSTTNLSHGKTPVIVGERVEAPPRAYERTQSKYVLMPAAARARHAVLEERLLKLATYAEISPLNRIEWGSRSIGIITSGVAYQFALESLGQKASYLKLGMSFPFPKNLVRRFSTEVERLVVIEELDPFIEEAVRALGISVEGKSLIPLTGELDTGIVARAFGLSLASLGAGVGAKAQAETAQAEAQAQAEAQAETQAQAEAQAETQAETQAQAQGGTRDKADAAEAPLPAPPEQVPGRPPMFCAGCPHRGVFYELAKLPVAVSGDIGCYTLGSLQPFGAMDTCICMGAGISTGMGFQAALEMLRVEKPKRTVGVIGDSTFFHSGMTGLLDAAYNGSGLITFILDNRITAMTGHQENPGSGFNLSGDAANEVSIEGIVKAFGIKNVATVDPFNLEKVREALVAALADPGPSVIVGRAPCALLKRSAVRKPAYYVDQETCRKCKLCLRVACPALYVENDMVQIDADACVGCGVCSQACRWGTIKILSKAGDK
- a CDS encoding indolepyruvate oxidoreductase subunit beta, producing the protein MQETTSVLLAGVGGQGIILAGRVFSQLLLNSDCDVKMSEIHGMAQRGGSVTTHVRYGERVSAPTISPGQADVILAFEAMEAARMAHWLRPGGVMVANTRRIPSLPILIAKETYPEDLPARLSARGISAHWLDAYTTAVGLGNSKAENVVLLGAFSTVLPFAESAWRQAIAQVVPAKAVELNLVAFAAGRELA